In Hydra vulgaris chromosome 06, alternate assembly HydraT2T_AEP, a genomic segment contains:
- the LOC136081736 gene encoding uncharacterized protein LOC136081736 gives MKFMCSACMMSFTRKDNMKRHALQVHKTTFRDDQSKDKRTPCHYQDCGQVFFQKVKLIKHIEECHEGIFSKESYNFLSESEFLAWKEKEELNSCVFFSEQTGSFFTGKNIKKDIKTSYFICQNDGHCSVSEPARKTNKRYYKGSVKSDAFYPARMVVTVNKNGVTNVQYIKTHNHSVNITNTMYQPIPGNIKKNISAKLSLVVPVNMVYCDLKESFGDRQNRNDEDAVLTKSHLLTKKNISDINRAVKKECQLHPYDSISTFLLVQKLKSEDFNSILVYKPQGQQTVIGPKVYDDLDLKKDSFVVGIQTKHQLSMFKKHSSQIVCIDATHCTNQYAFPLVTLLVRNYFKRGYPVAFLISNHADEQTITPFLEEIKRRCNHSVKVNAVMTDDDLSGWNSFNNVFGNVRHLLCKWHVKRA, from the exons ATGAAG tttatgtGTTCTGCTTGTATGATGTCATTTACAAGAAAAGATAATATGAAAAGACATGCTTTACAGGTACATAAAACCACTTTTAGAGATGATCAATCCAAAGATAAAAGAACTCCATGTCACTATCAAGACTGCGGCcaagtattttttcaaaaagtcaaaCTTATCAAACACATAGAGGAATGTCATGAAGGTATATTTTCTAAAGAATCctacaattttttatcagaatctGAATTCTTAGCATGGAAGGAAAAGGAGGAACTTAATAGTTGTGTTTTTTTCAGTGAACAAACTGGTAGTTTTTTCactggaaaaaatataaaaaaagatataaaaacaagttattttatttgtcaaaatgaTGGTCATTGCTCTGTTAGTGAACCAGcaagaaaaactaataaaaggtACTACAAAGGGAGTGTTAAATCAGATGCCTTCTACCCTGCTAGAATGGTTGTCACAGTAAACAAAAATGGTGTCACTAATGTGCAGTATATCAAAACTCATAACCACAGTGTTAATATTACAAATACCATGTACCAACCTATCCcaggtaatattaaaaaaaatatttctgctaAATTATCATTAGTTGTACCTGTAAATATGGTTTATTGTGATCTTAAGGAAAGTTTTGGAGACAGACAAAATAGAAATGATGAAGATGCTGTTTTAACTAAATCACATCTTCttacaaaaaagaatatttctgATATCAACAGAGCAGTAAAAAAGGAATGTCAGCTTCACCCTTATGATAgcatttcaacttttttacttgTTCAAAAGTTGAAGTCTGAAGATTTTAATAGCATTCTGGTTTATAAGCCACAAGGACAGCAAACTGTTATCGGCCCAAAAGTGTATGACGACCTTGACCTTAAAAAGGATTCCTTTGTGGTTGGTATACAAACAAAGCATCAACTATCAATGTTTAAAAAGCATTCATCACAAATTGTTTGTATTGATGCTACACACTGTACCAATCAGTATGCATTTCCTCTTGTAACTTTACTAGTtcgaaattattttaaaagggGTTATCCAGTAGCTTTTCTTATTTCTAACCATGCAGATGAACAAACCATAACACCATTCTTAGAGGAAATAAAAAGGAGATGCAATCATTCTGTAAAAGTTAATGCTGTTATGACAGATGATGATTTGTCAGGCTggaattcttttaataatgtttttggaAATGTGCGCCACTTGCTATGCAAATGGCATGTAAAACGTGCATGA